TGGATGCCGCGGTTGTAAACCTTCACCTTCTCACTGCTCTCCAGATCGTTGTAAATCAGGCTCTGCTCGCTGCCGCCGATGATCATCTGGCGCACTTTCACCGGCGAGAGCCAGTTGACGTGAAAATTGGCAATCAGCCCATCCCCATAGTCCAGGTTCAGGTAGGCCACATCCTCAATGTGCTGATTGGCATGCACCGCCCCAAACGCCGACAGGCTCCGCGGCATCCGCCCCAGCAACAAATCCACAATCGAGAGGTCATGCGGGGCCAAATCCCACACCACATTCACATCGCTTTGCAGCAAACCCAGATTGATGCGTACGCTGTCAATGAAGTAAATCTTCCCCAGCCGGCCGGAGTCCACAATCTCCTTCATCTTGATCACCGGCGGGCTGTACACAAACACGTGATCCACCTGCAATACCAGCCCCTTTTTTTGCGCCAGCTCGCACAATTCCTCCGCATGGTCCACCCGCATGGTCAGGGGTTTCTCCACCAGCACATGTTTGCCGGCCTCCAGCGCCTGGCGGGCCAGTTCATAATGCGTGTGCACCGGCGTGGCAATGGCCACCGCATCCAATTCCTTGTCCGCCAACAGTTCCTCCCACCGGCCCGTGACCCGCAGCCACGGATGCCGCCGCTGCGCCCGCTGCTGCCGGGCGGGGTCCAAATCACAGCAATACACCACCTGGCAATGCTCGGCTTCCCCAAAGTTGCGCACCAGGTTGGGCCCCCAATAACCATACCCCACAATGGCCATTCTGACCGGCGATTTGGCTGCCATGTTGCTTGCCCCCTCTTATGCAAAATCGTACACCACCACCCGCGTGCAGTTGGGTTTGAAGACTTTTTCCACAAACTCCACGTGCAGCGGATGCGTTTGGTAGGCGTCCTGCGTGGCTTTGTCCGCAAAGACAAGATTCAACCCCACCGCGTAACTCTGGTCCACCACCGCCCGATGGCTGGGCACCATTTTGCCCACGTGAAAGTGCAGGATGCCCGGAATGGGCCGCAGGTACTTTTCTGCGCCTGCCAGGAGCGCGTCAGCCGCTTCTGGTCGAGCCGGGTCGGTCCAAAAAATGACCACGTGTGAAAACATGCGCCAGAACTTAACAAAGCCCCCCCTGTCCGGCAATGCCCGATTTGCCGCCTCACCCGGCGGAAAAGCATTGGCCCGGTTCAGTCCTTGATTTATGCTGCAACGTCATGAAAGCCCGCAAGCTTTGGTCATGGAGCCTTGCTCTTTGGGTGCTGGCCTGCGCTTCCGTAGGGGCCGCTCCTGCTGCCGCTGAACCTTTTCCCGTGCGCGGTCTCTGCATCGCCGCCCCCGCTCCCCGGCAGGTGGAACGCTTTGCCGCCTGGATGACCAATGAGCTGGCTGCCCGCGGGGTGAACACCCTGATTGTGCGCGTGGATTTCAATTATGCCTACGAAAGCCATCCCGAGCTGCGTGGTGGCGCCCCGCTTTCCAGGGCGGAAGTCCAGCGGCTCGTCCAGGCCGGCCGGGCCGCCGGCATTCACCTCATCCCGCAAATCAACCTCCTCGGCCATCAGTCCTGGCAAAGCACCCCCGGCAAGCTGTTGCAGGTCTATCCCGAATTCGATGAAACGCCCTGGGTCACGCTGCCCGCCAAATACCAGTGGCCCAATCCCGACCGCCTTTACTGCAAAAGTTACTGCCCCCTGCATCCGGGCGTGCACAAGGTGGTTTTTGCGCTGGTGGACGAGTTGTGCGACGCCTTCGAGGCCCGCGCTTTCCACGCCGGCATGGACGAGGTGTTTTACCTGGGCGAAGACCGCTGTCCCCGCTGCGGGGGGAAGGACAAAGCGGAGCTTTTTGCTGGCGAGGTCACCCGCATCCAGCAACACTTGAAAAGCCGCCAGCGCGAGCTGTGGATTTGGGGAGACCGGCTCCTGGACGGCCGCACCACCGGCATTGGCGAATGGGAGGCCAGTTTCAACGACACCCACCGCGCCATTGATTTGATACCCAAGGACGTGGTGATTTGCGACTGGCATTATGAGCGCGCCCATCCCACCCCCATTTATTTTGCCCTCAAAGGCTTCCGCGTGGTGGCCTGCCTGTGGAATCGCGCCGAAGTGGGCGCGCAGCAAGTCCGCGACCTCATGCTTATGCGCGAACGCGCCGCCCCCGCCGTGCGCCAGCGCCTGCTGGGCGTGGTGCAGACCGTCTGGAGCGGCGTGGACGGTTTTTGGCGCGAATGGGAAAGCCTCAAAAATGACCCGCCGCCCCCGCCCGACCAGGCCCGCGTGGCCCGCTGCTTCCTCCGCGTCAGTGAGGAATGGAAAGTTGCTGAGAAAAGTCAATCGGACGAAGCTTTGCCCCGCTGATTATTGCAGGTGAAATAGTATGAACTTTAACATCCGTATCCGCCTCGTACTGGGTCGAGTCCCGCGCCTGCCAACGTTAATTCTCCTGCTGGCCGCATGCTGGGTAACTGGGATTACCCTCCGCGCCGACATGATGGCAGACTCGCCGGTGAAATTCCCCGAAAAAGGCGCCTTGCCCGCCAAATATCCGCCGGACGTCGGCGGCGGCACCAATCAGGTGGCGGAAAAGGATTACTACCTCTTCCGCACGCCGGAGCGCTCACTGGCCCAAATCCAGAAAATCCAGCAGGAAATGCCTCCCGGCCAGTTCACCCCACCGCCCGCCGACTGGCAGCCGTTGCGGCGCACGCGCCAGAAATTGATGGAAGGCGGGAGGCTGCGCCTGCTGGCCATGGGCGACAGCATCGTCAACGATACCATGCGCTCCGGTTGGGTGGCGCGATTGCAGGAGGCTTATCCCAAGTGCCAGATTGAAGCCCTGGTCTATGTGCGGGGTGGGGGCGGCTGCCAGCATTACAAGGAAGAGCAGCGCATCCCCAAAATCGTGGCGCCGCGCCAGCCTGACCTGGTGCTCATTGGCGGCATCAGCCAGCGGGACATCGAAAGCATCCGCGAGGTCATCCGCCAGCTCCGCGAGGCTTTGCCGGAGGTGGAGATACTCTTGTTCACCGGCGCGTTTGGCACGGCCGACCCCCGCGATGCAGCAGCGCTGGCCAAGGCCCGTTACTCAGGCACAGGCGAGTATGGCAAGGCCCTGAAACAACTGGCAACCGAGGAAAAATGCGCCTACCTGGATTTGACCACGCCCTGGGCTGAATATATCCGCAGCTCCGGCCTGCATCCGCACCTCTTTTACCGTGACGTCGTCCACGCCAACGAATACGGCGAACAAATCCTCGGTAAAATCATGCTGGCATTTTTTACTTTCCAGCCGAAGCCTTGATTCAGACCGGCTCCTGCTGGGTGAGGCAGTGGAGGGTCCCGTAACCCAGCACCAAATCCACCGCGTGGATGCCCACCACGGGACGGTCCTTGAACAGCTCGCCCAAAATCCCCAAGGCCACCCGGTCATTCGGGTCGTTGAAGGTCGGCACCAGCACGCACGCGTTGCTGATGTAAAAATTGGCGTAACTGGCCGGCAAACGGTCCCGCCCAAAATACAACGGCGCCGGCATGGGCAGTGCAATCACCTCCGGCCGCGAGCCGTCCTCCAATCTAAAGTCCTGGATGCGCTCCCAGTTTTCCGCAAGCGGTTTGTAATTGACGTCTTTGGGGTTCTTTTCCTCGATGAGCACCACGCTGGTGGGGTTCACAAAACGGCAAATGTCATCAATATGCCCGTGCGTGTCGTCGCCCACCGGTCCGGCCGCCAGCCAGAAAACATTCGTCACCCCCAGATAGGCCTTGAAGGCCGCCTCGTAACCGGCGCGGTCCAGCCCCGGATTCCGCACTTGCACCGTGGGATGCTGGTAGCACTCCAGCGTCGTCAGCAGCGTGCCGCGCCCGTTCACTTCAATGCCGCCGCCCTCAATCACAAAGTCGCGCCCGCCCGCCTTCGCGTGAAACAACCGGCGCCGGTATTTGCGCGCCGCCAGCTCCGGAATGCGCCGGTCTTTGCGCCAGTTGGGGTACTTGGCCCAGGCGTTAAAGTGAAAATGCACAATCGCTTTTCCCTCCCGGGAATGCGTCACATGGATGGGCCCGCTGTCGCGCATCCACCCC
This is a stretch of genomic DNA from Fontisphaera persica. It encodes these proteins:
- a CDS encoding agmatine deiminase family protein, whose protein sequence is MKQYTAQQAAATPAELGYRMPAEWERHEATWLGWPHERTDWPGKMQAIEWVYGEMIRKIGAGERVRLCVNSPRDARRAREVIRLSGGDVRQVDFLPFPTNRGWMRDSGPIHVTHSREGKAIVHFHFNAWAKYPNWRKDRRIPELAARKYRRRLFHAKAGGRDFVIEGGGIEVNGRGTLLTTLECYQHPTVQVRNPGLDRAGYEAAFKAYLGVTNVFWLAAGPVGDDTHGHIDDICRFVNPTSVVLIEEKNPKDVNYKPLAENWERIQDFRLEDGSRPEVIALPMPAPLYFGRDRLPASYANFYISNACVLVPTFNDPNDRVALGILGELFKDRPVVGIHAVDLVLGYGTLHCLTQQEPV
- a CDS encoding Gfo/Idh/MocA family protein, translating into MAAKSPVRMAIVGYGYWGPNLVRNFGEAEHCQVVYCCDLDPARQQRAQRRHPWLRVTGRWEELLADKELDAVAIATPVHTHYELARQALEAGKHVLVEKPLTMRVDHAEELCELAQKKGLVLQVDHVFVYSPPVIKMKEIVDSGRLGKIYFIDSVRINLGLLQSDVNVVWDLAPHDLSIVDLLLGRMPRSLSAFGAVHANQHIEDVAYLNLDYGDGLIANFHVNWLSPVKVRQMIIGGSEQSLIYNDLESSEKVKVYNRGIQVGQDPEKRRQVLISYRSGDLWAPHIPNDEPLARMAAHFIQCIREGRTPLTDGQAGLRLVRILDAAQRSIKAQGGRVVL
- a CDS encoding Dabb family protein, whose product is MFSHVVIFWTDPARPEAADALLAGAEKYLRPIPGILHFHVGKMVPSHRAVVDQSYAVGLNLVFADKATQDAYQTHPLHVEFVEKVFKPNCTRVVVYDFA
- a CDS encoding family 20 glycosylhydrolase; the encoded protein is MKARKLWSWSLALWVLACASVGAAPAAAEPFPVRGLCIAAPAPRQVERFAAWMTNELAARGVNTLIVRVDFNYAYESHPELRGGAPLSRAEVQRLVQAGRAAGIHLIPQINLLGHQSWQSTPGKLLQVYPEFDETPWVTLPAKYQWPNPDRLYCKSYCPLHPGVHKVVFALVDELCDAFEARAFHAGMDEVFYLGEDRCPRCGGKDKAELFAGEVTRIQQHLKSRQRELWIWGDRLLDGRTTGIGEWEASFNDTHRAIDLIPKDVVICDWHYERAHPTPIYFALKGFRVVACLWNRAEVGAQQVRDLMLMRERAAPAVRQRLLGVVQTVWSGVDGFWREWESLKNDPPPPPDQARVARCFLRVSEEWKVAEKSQSDEALPR
- a CDS encoding SGNH/GDSL hydrolase family protein; the encoded protein is MNFNIRIRLVLGRVPRLPTLILLLAACWVTGITLRADMMADSPVKFPEKGALPAKYPPDVGGGTNQVAEKDYYLFRTPERSLAQIQKIQQEMPPGQFTPPPADWQPLRRTRQKLMEGGRLRLLAMGDSIVNDTMRSGWVARLQEAYPKCQIEALVYVRGGGGCQHYKEEQRIPKIVAPRQPDLVLIGGISQRDIESIREVIRQLREALPEVEILLFTGAFGTADPRDAAALAKARYSGTGEYGKALKQLATEEKCAYLDLTTPWAEYIRSSGLHPHLFYRDVVHANEYGEQILGKIMLAFFTFQPKP